A genome region from Triticum aestivum cultivar Chinese Spring chromosome 2B, IWGSC CS RefSeq v2.1, whole genome shotgun sequence includes the following:
- the LOC123043816 gene encoding momilactone A synthase, whose amino-acid sequence MFRAMAHHLLLRGKMSAAPAAIPSGVGLARFSTAPSSQRLAGKVSVITGAASGMGKATAAEFVRNGAKVILTDIQDDLGRAVAAELGPDASYARCDVTDEAQIAAAVDLAVARHGRLDVLHNHAGIAGKMSMDSIASLDLADFDRTMAANARSAVAGIKHAARVMVPRRSGCIICTASTAGVLGGVNPAYCISKAAVIGAVRALAGELGRHGLRVNAISPHGIATPFGLRGLAELLPEASEEELRRMVESGMNEMGGMVLEVEDIARAALYLASDEARYVNGHNLVVDGGFTVGKLIHTPDPVTSE is encoded by the exons g GGGTAAGATGAGCGCTGCCCCGGCGGCGATCCCGTCCGGCGTCGGCCTCGCTCGCTTCTCCACGGCCCCGAGTTCCCAGAG GCTGGCCGGGAAGGTGTCCGTCATCACCGGGGCCGCCAGCGGCATGGGCAAGGCGACCGCCGCGGAGTTCGTCAGGAACGGCGCCAAGGTCATCCTCACCGACATCCAGGACGACCTCGGCCGCGCAGTCGCCGCCGAGCTCGGCCCCGACGCCTCCTACGCCCGCTGCGACGTGACCGACGAGGCGCAGATCGCCGCGGCCGTCGACCTCGCGGTGGCGCGCCACGGCCGGCTCGACGTCCTGCACAACCACGCCGGGATCGCGGGGAAGATGAGCATGGACTCCATCGCGTCCCTCGACCTCGCCGACTTCGACCGCACCATGGCAGCCAACGCGCGGTCTGCCGTCGCCGGGATCAAGCACGCTGCGCGCGTGATGGTGCCGCGCCGGAGCGGGTGCATCATCTGCACGGCGAGCACggcgggggtgctcggcggcgtgAACCCCGCGTACTGCATCTCCAAGGCGGCCGTGATCGGCGCCGTCCGGGCGTTGGCCGGGGAGCTGGGGAGGCACGGCTTGCGCGTGAACGCCATCTCGCCGCATGGCATCGCGACGCCGTTCGGGCTGCGCGGGCTGGCGGAGCTGCTCccggaggcgagcgaggaggagctgAGGCGAATGGTGGAGTCGGGCATGAACGAGATGGGTGGGATGGTGCTGGAGGTGGAGGACATCGCGCGGGCGGCCCTGTACCTGGCGTCCGACGAGGCCAGGTATGTCAACGGGCACAACCTCGTCGTCGACGGCGGGTTTACCGTGGGGAAGCTGATTCACACGCCGGATCCGGTGACGAGTGAGTGA